In one window of Solanum pennellii chromosome 2, SPENNV200 DNA:
- the LOC107011062 gene encoding uncharacterized protein LOC107011062 — MIRGKPSAGYRRMPRYIHMLKTVYPDSYIRMHKTEEDEFMYLFIALRPFIRGFKYCRPVVVVDGAHLSGAYKGTFVSASTLDGAGCIFPLAYGVVDTENDCSWTWFFEQFKHAFGDRKDMCVVSDRNESIMKSVRIVFPDVPHYACIWHLWKNVCGNFKRSRKAISDLFYSMAKAYRKEDFDKLMAKVDRIDHRVKEYLEYAGYEKWSRVHATVNRGRMMTSNIAECINGCLVEARQLTILEFLEEVRILFGSWHCKNREVASYTKDTLGRKFEELLIINAAKSSKMEVVPSSEFIFSVYENGRRYIVCLERKVCCCGRFQLDEIPCSHAIAVLKKKNVTDMNPYCSDYYKPDALAKTYEIPMVPMPDKKDWSDPKHVVAETVYPPRYRRSSGRPRKRRRKNADEKISVNTNCCGQCGQEGHNRRTCTFYPKEK, encoded by the exons ATGATTAGAGGAAAACCATCTGCTGGATATAGACGGATGCCGCGATACATACACATGTTAAAAACTGTGTATCCAGATTCTTATATAAGAATGCATAAGACTGAAGAGGATGAATTTATGTATCTGTTCATCGCCTTAAGACCATTCATTAGGGGATTTAAATACTGCAGACCAGTAGTTGTTGTGGATGGTGCACATCTGAGTGGAGCTTACAAAGGGACAtttgtatcagcaagcacacttgatggcgcag GTTGCATATTTCCATTGGCATATGGTGTTGTTGACACCGAAAATGATTGTTCGTGGACATGGTTTTTCGAACAGTTCAAACATGCATTTGGCGATAGAAAAGATATGTGTGTTGTTTCAGATAGAAATGAGAGTATCATGAAGAGTGTAAGGATTGTGTTCCCCGATGTACCTCATTATGCATGCATCTGGCATCTTTGGAAGAATGTATGTGGAAACTTCAAAAGGAGCAGAAAGGCCATAAGTGATCTATTCTACTCTATGGCCAAGGCATATAGAAAGGAAGATTTTGATAAGTTGATGGCTAAGGTTGATAGAATTGATCACAGGGTTAAGGAGTACCTTGAATATGCAGGTTACGAAAAGTGGTCAAGAGTTCATGCAACAGTAAACAGAGGTAGAATGATGACTTCAAACATTGCAGAATGTATCAATGGTTGTCTTGTTGAAGCACGCCAATTAACTATATTAGAATTCTTGGAAGAGGTTAGAATTCTTTTTGGATCTTGGCATTGCAAAAACAGAGAAGTAGCCTCATACACAAAGGACACATTAGGTAGAAAATTTGAGGAATTGTTGATTATAAACGCGGCTAAAAGTTCAAAAATGGAG GTTGTTCCATCATCTGAGTTTATTTTCTCAGTTTATGAAAATGGAAGAAGATATATTGTTTGTCTTGAGCGGAAAGTATGTTGTTGTGGTAGATTTCAACTAGATGAGATACCTTGTTCACATGCAATCGCtgtattgaaaaaaaagaatgtcaccGATATGAATCCGTATTGCTCTGATTATTACAAGCCTGATGCGTTGgcaaaaacatatgaaattcCAATGGTGCCAATGCCAGATAAGAAAGATTGGTCAGATCCTAAACACGTGGTAGCTGAAACTGTGTATCCACCTAGATACAGAAGATCATCTGGACgaccaagaaaaagaagaagaaagaatgcAGATGAAAAGATTTCGGTGAACACAAACTGTTGTGGACAATGTGGACAAGAAGGGCACAACagaagaacttgtactttctACCCAAAAGAGAAGTGA